One window from the genome of Dyadobacter sp. CECT 9275 encodes:
- a CDS encoding TAT-variant-translocated molybdopterin oxidoreductase has product MKNTDKRYWRGLEELRNDEKFIKSAGSEFADAPAETQYESLVDGTGSNRRDFLKVLGFGMAAVSLAACEAPVKKAIPYVNKPEGEYPTISNWYASTYSEGGDYASILVKTREGRPIKIEGNSLGKTSAGVSARVHASLLGLYDNEKLRGPKKGEDTKVSWDQVDKEIMDQLAAIAAKGGNIRIVSPTLLSPSTKSVIADFTAKYPTTKHITYDANSVAGLIKGNELSFGKAVIPSYDFSKAKLVVGIDADFLGTWIAPEAFSAQFAQTRIVSSAKDGKKDMSRHYQFETTLSLTGSNADYRTAVKPSQLGLVVTALYNKVAAKLGGKSIATAAPGDIANLDKAAMELVAAKGSALVVCGINDPSVQVVVSALNGLLGSYGSTIDINTPVYYRQGNDIAMNEFVDEVKGGKVSAVIVYGSNPVYDHPRGAELAASLPNVALSVSFNDRADETSSLLKYICPAPHYLESWNDAMPKAGFYSLTQPAISLIFSTRQGQSSLLKWAGLPSDFHAYLKSYWRKNIFTQGGDFEQFWVKSLHDGVLTLGGSAAPVPVDFTGNIDEAAANVAKKYKASSAGIELVLYEKVGIGNGAAANNPWLQEFPEPVSKACWDNYAAISQKTAAEQGYAQGDVIKIDLKGKTVELPVLIQPGQANGTVAVAIGYGRVKAGKSADNVGKNVYPLAAFSNGYLSFAPGEVTLSKTGETREIAQTQTHNTVMNRKSVLQDTVLSHFQKDPLAGRFIPEIQTSEGKVDATDLSLWNGHKYKNHSWGLVIDLNTCFGCGSCVVSCQAENNIPVVGRQEIINAREMHWIRIDRYYSSDADVEDLRGLEIASENPEVTFQPMMCQHCNNAPCETVCPVLATTHSSEGLNQMAYNRCVGTRYCANNCPYKVRRFNWFKYFDNDNFDYNFNNDLGKMVINPDVTVRSRGVIEKCSMCVHLIQEAKLKAKKERRRLVDDDVSVVCGSSCPTNAITFGDMNDPESKISKLLAVEREGRAFHMLEEINVRPQVSYLTKVRNKDVAAKAEEKKEHA; this is encoded by the coding sequence CAGGATCGGAATTTGCAGATGCCCCGGCAGAAACCCAGTACGAAAGTTTAGTAGATGGTACCGGATCAAACCGCCGGGATTTCCTGAAAGTCCTTGGCTTTGGGATGGCCGCGGTATCCTTGGCGGCTTGTGAAGCGCCTGTCAAAAAAGCAATACCTTACGTTAACAAGCCTGAGGGCGAATACCCTACGATTTCTAACTGGTATGCTTCCACCTACTCGGAAGGGGGAGATTATGCCAGTATACTTGTAAAAACAAGAGAAGGTCGCCCCATTAAGATTGAGGGAAATTCTCTTGGCAAAACGTCAGCAGGTGTGAGTGCAAGAGTACACGCTTCATTGCTGGGTTTATATGACAATGAAAAATTAAGAGGCCCGAAAAAAGGAGAGGATACTAAGGTTTCCTGGGATCAGGTAGATAAAGAGATTATGGATCAGTTGGCTGCTATCGCGGCCAAAGGTGGAAATATCAGAATTGTTTCCCCAACGCTTTTAAGCCCTTCCACTAAATCGGTTATTGCCGATTTTACTGCAAAATATCCTACTACAAAACATATAACGTACGACGCTAACTCGGTTGCCGGCCTTATAAAGGGCAATGAGCTTTCGTTTGGCAAAGCGGTTATTCCTTCCTATGATTTTAGCAAAGCGAAACTGGTAGTAGGTATAGATGCTGACTTCCTGGGAACATGGATTGCTCCTGAGGCTTTTTCAGCCCAATTTGCGCAGACACGGATTGTAAGCAGTGCGAAAGACGGCAAAAAGGATATGTCGCGTCACTATCAGTTTGAAACGACACTTTCTCTTACCGGTTCCAACGCGGATTACCGTACTGCGGTAAAACCATCTCAGTTGGGTCTGGTGGTGACTGCACTTTATAACAAGGTAGCGGCGAAGCTCGGAGGGAAATCCATCGCAACCGCTGCGCCAGGTGATATAGCAAATCTTGACAAAGCGGCGATGGAACTGGTTGCTGCTAAGGGAAGTGCACTGGTGGTTTGCGGAATCAATGACCCCTCAGTACAGGTTGTTGTTAGTGCGCTGAATGGATTGCTGGGAAGTTACGGAAGTACCATCGATATCAATACCCCGGTATATTACCGTCAGGGAAATGATATCGCGATGAATGAATTTGTCGATGAAGTAAAAGGCGGTAAGGTAAGCGCGGTTATTGTTTACGGTTCTAATCCTGTTTACGATCACCCACGCGGGGCGGAACTTGCTGCATCGCTGCCGAATGTGGCGTTGAGCGTTTCGTTTAACGACCGTGCTGATGAGACCTCATCGTTACTTAAATATATATGTCCGGCTCCCCATTACCTGGAGTCCTGGAACGATGCGATGCCAAAGGCTGGTTTTTACAGTCTTACACAACCTGCAATCAGCCTGATTTTCAGTACGAGACAAGGTCAGTCCAGCCTTTTGAAATGGGCGGGTCTTCCATCTGATTTTCATGCTTATCTGAAATCTTACTGGAGAAAAAATATCTTTACTCAGGGAGGTGATTTTGAGCAATTCTGGGTAAAATCCCTTCACGATGGGGTGTTGACACTCGGCGGTAGTGCTGCACCTGTCCCTGTTGACTTTACCGGAAATATTGACGAAGCAGCGGCCAATGTGGCCAAAAAATATAAGGCTTCGTCTGCTGGAATAGAACTGGTACTTTATGAGAAAGTAGGTATCGGTAATGGTGCGGCTGCCAATAACCCTTGGCTTCAGGAATTCCCGGAGCCGGTATCAAAAGCATGCTGGGACAACTACGCAGCCATCTCTCAAAAGACAGCTGCTGAGCAGGGATATGCACAAGGTGATGTAATCAAAATAGATCTTAAAGGTAAAACCGTTGAACTTCCCGTGCTGATCCAGCCCGGACAAGCCAATGGTACCGTTGCTGTTGCAATAGGTTACGGTCGTGTGAAAGCAGGAAAATCTGCTGACAACGTCGGTAAAAATGTATACCCTCTTGCAGCTTTCAGTAATGGATATTTGTCTTTCGCCCCAGGTGAGGTAACACTCAGTAAAACGGGTGAGACTCGCGAGATAGCGCAGACGCAAACGCATAATACGGTGATGAACCGTAAGTCGGTATTACAAGATACTGTGCTATCACATTTCCAGAAAGATCCGCTGGCAGGACGTTTTATTCCTGAAATACAGACTTCCGAGGGAAAAGTGGATGCAACCGATCTGTCTCTCTGGAATGGCCATAAATATAAAAATCATTCATGGGGTTTAGTGATTGACCTGAATACTTGTTTCGGTTGCGGGTCATGTGTGGTGAGCTGCCAGGCTGAAAACAACATCCCTGTGGTAGGACGCCAGGAGATTATCAATGCACGTGAAATGCACTGGATCCGGATTGACCGCTATTACAGCAGTGATGCGGATGTTGAAGATCTGCGCGGTCTGGAGATCGCTTCGGAGAACCCCGAGGTTACTTTCCAGCCGATGATGTGCCAGCATTGTAATAATGCCCCTTGCGAAACGGTTTGTCCGGTATTGGCAACAACACACAGCTCAGAGGGACTTAACCAGATGGCCTATAACCGTTGTGTGGGAACACGTTATTGTGCAAACAACTGCCCTTATAAAGTGCGCCGCTTCAACTGGTTCAAATATTTTGATAACGATAATTTCGATTACAACTTCAATAATGATTTGGGTAAGATGGTCATCAACCCAGACGTTACGGTAAGATCTCGTGGAGTTATCGAAAAATGTTCTATGTGCGTTCACCTGATCCAGGAGGCAAAACTGAAGGCTAAAAAGGAAAGAAGACGTTTGGTGGATGATGACGTTTCTGTAGTCTGCGGTAGCTCATGCCCTACCAACGCCATTACATTTGGTGATATGAACGATCCTGAAAGTAAAATATCCAAGCTTCTTGCGGTAGAAAGAGAAGGTCGTGCTTTCCACATGCTGGAAGAGATTAACGTTCGTCCGCAGGTTTCTTACCTTACGAAGGTCAGAAATAAAGATGTTGCTGCCAAAGCGGAAGAAAAAAAGGAACACGCTTAA